In one window of Episyrphus balteatus chromosome 3, idEpiBalt1.1, whole genome shotgun sequence DNA:
- the LOC129915135 gene encoding histidine-rich glycoprotein-like, which translates to MGVEAERRTFDFFKKHHHKHRKEDHHDQYLDDNDFDDYHHHSKLHHGGHYHSPSIHIHVPGVHGYGIGESRFHGGIIPTSKFHSNNFHGVSRGYFGENHFDSGLFDEGLENNFLGHDEGVHDDDYGEVHGFDGHHHGSHFSHFR; encoded by the coding sequence ATGGGAGTTGAAGCTGAGCGacgtacttttgattttttcaaaaaacatcaTCACAAACATCGAAAAGAGGATCATCATGATCAGTATTTAGATGATAACGACTTTGATGACTATCATCATCATTCGAAATTACATCATGGAGGTCATTATCATAGTCCTAGTATCCACATCCATGTACCTGGTGTTCACGGATATGGTATTGGTGAATCAAGATTTCATGGAGGAATAATACCAACATCGaagtttcattcaaataatttcCATGGAGTCAGTAGAGGATACTTTGGTGAAAATCATTTCGACAGTGGACTTTTCGATGAAGGACTTGAGAATAATTTCCTTGGCCATGATGAAGGAGTTCATGATGATGATTATGGAGAAGTTCATGGGTTCGATGGTCATCATCATGGAagtcatttttcacattttagaTAA